The Chlorocebus sabaeus isolate Y175 chromosome 20, mChlSab1.0.hap1, whole genome shotgun sequence genomic sequence GCAACGGTGCTGGAAAAAGAGGATAGGACCAGGGAGAGAAAGTAAGTTTTATTAATCCACTTCTGGGCTAAACCTGTGACCAGAAAGCAGTTCTGGGCCAAAGTAAAGAAGATAGGAGCTGGAGCCGGGGAACTCCTAGCTCTGCTACTCACTACCTCTGTGATCTTGGGTGAGTTACCTAACCTCTTAGagcctcagttctctcatctgtaaaatggggataatgattgTGCATACCTTATATGGTTGTTGCAAgactaaatataaaaatgcatggAGGAAATTAGAACTGTGGCACACAGCACTCAATAaaaagtagttctattttttataattttcatgatACTTGTCACACTACTAGGTACCTGGTAGACAGGGTTGTTCTGAGTGTCGATTCTAACAATGGCcattactttctgtttttcccaCAGCCAATAGACAAGATTTGACTCTGGAGGTGATGTCTGAGCCAACAGGTATTTGGAGTCTGGAGAAAAAGCCATGCTAATAAATTTCTGAACTTGGAAGTCAAAATTATTAAGAACTTTGCGCTTCCGGCAAGGGATGGATGACAATTCATAAATGGTGATGGCAGGTTTTTCTTGCACAGTCTCAGAGATAGCGAGATACCGCCGATTGGGACTGATGGACAAGGCCAACATGCCCTGACTCTTGTCTGAGCCTGCAaacagaggaaaaaggaaataatcagggTAGATCACACTTTTCACCAGGATTCAACAGGAACCAAGCACAGTAGTGGGCACTGGAGTGGACAGTGGTGGACACAAAGAATAAAGGCGGCCTTGCCATAGCTGTGTTTGGGCATTATGAAAATGActaggggccaggcgtggtggctcacacctgtaatcctggcacttcagggggcagatgacttgagatggggagttcaagaccagcctagccaacagggtgaaaccccgtctctactaaaaataaaaaaattagccgggtgtggtagcaggtacctgcaatcccagctactcgggaggctgaggcaggagaattgcttgaacctgggaggcggagactgcagtgagctgagatcgtgccactgcactccagcctgggagacagagggagactctgtccccaaaagAAACTGACTAGGGCAGGCACCTctgaggatgaggtgggaggagaagTCAGGGAAAGTTTCCTGAAGGAGGGCAGGGGGCGAGGTGAGATGGGGGCTGGGTGGCAGGTGGCAGTAAGAGCTTGAGCCAAGGGGTGGATGTGACAAAGGGTACGGCATAGCGCGAGAACTGCAAGCAGTGGGTTTGCTGGggcactgcatgtgagatggggtGACCAAAGATGGGCCTAAAGGGGTGGAATCGGGTCAGACCATAGAGGCCTTTATTGCCTGAGTGGCTGGCTCATCACTCCTCCTCTCCTCCAGAGGCTGGGATGCCAACTACTGgattcctcagcctcccctgcaGTTAGCTGACGTGTGTGACATTCTGGACACGAGGTGGAGGCAGAAGTCTTCTACAGTGGCTTTATGATAAAGCTGGTGCTTCCTTAAAAACCAGACGGATGTATTCTATCCCCTTTTTCCTGAAATCTAGAGGTGATATCTGGAGATAGAGCTCTTATCTCACAACCATGAGGtaataagaatgaaaatgaagGCTGTGATCCTCTAGAAAACAGAGCCTCAGGCAAAGATTAAAGTGTAAATACTTTATTTGGGAAATGCAATCAGGGTCACATTACGGTTTTTGAGGGCTCTAGGTACTTTTGATTTCATGGCCCCCTccttcattaaaaaatgtttaaaaatagatttacaggctgggcgtggtggcttacgcctgtaatcccagcactctgggaggccgaggtgggcgtatcacctgaagttgggagctcgaaaccagcctaaccaacacagagaaaccctgtctctactaaaaaatacaaaatttgctgggcatggtggcccatgcctgtaatcccagctactcgggaggctgaggcaggagaatcacttgaacctgggaggtggaggttgtggtgagccgaaattgagctattgcactccagcttgggaacaaaagtgaaactgtctcaaacacatacacacacacatacacacacatatatacacggtgtggtggcttgtacctgtaatcccagctacttgggaggctgaggtgggaggatgggttgagtccaggagttcaagaccagcctgggcaacatagccagaccccagctacataaaaaaaattagctgttcaaggtggtgcatgcctgtattcccagttattcaggaggttaaggtggggaggatggcctgaacccaggagtttgagactgctgtgagctatgattgtgccagtgtactctagcctgggcaacagagtgagacctggtttcttaaaaaaaaagaaaagaaaagaaaagaaaaaaactatggaGGATGGAGTTGAGATGGTTTGGAGTTCTAGAAGGagataacagaacaaaaaagataCCTGTCCTTAGATCCAGGAATCTCAAAGAATCCCTAAgaggataaaaaatgaaaataaaaactatactgtatgtctgtgtgtatctgtgtgtgtgtgtgtgtatatacacacacatatgtatacatgtatatatgatgtatatacatgtacatatatgtatatggtgtgtgtatatatggtgcatattttatacatatatatgtatatagtgtatgtgtatagatatatatacacacacacaccccatagaCAGACATTAAACATCCAGAAAAAAAGATCATCTACAGAAAGACGATGCTGATAGCTAATTTCTTAAGCACAGCAACAAAACAGAAGCCAAAAAAACACAATGGAATACGATCTATAATGTGTTGATAAAAATTGCATACCTGTTGAAACTATCTTTCAGAAGTGAGgataaaataaagtcattttcagacaaaaactgggAGAGTTTATTAACACATTATCAGtaaatgcagaaggaaaatgatcccCCCTGGAATATCTGATTTGTAAAGAGTGACGGTGGGCAAAGAGTTTGGTAAGTATGAgaacaaatataaattaatgtTGTCTGTATAAAACCGTAATTAATTAATATTGGAAAGTCatatgatcttttttatttctgtttttgagacagggtcttgcttggttgcccaggctggagtacagtggcacgatctcggctccctgcaacctccgcctaccaggttcaagcaattctcctgcttcagcctctcgagtagctgggactacaggcacgtgccaccacgcccagctgatttttgtatttttagtagagatgaggtttcactatattggccaggatggtctcgatctcttgcccttgtgatctgcccacctcagcctcccaaagtgctggaattacaggcgtgagcaactgcgcctggccagacGTCCATTTTTATCACCCCTATTCAACACTGTCTGGAGGTGCTTACCAGCACAGGTAGcacaagaaaaaggaagaaaaccattGTTATTTGTAGATAATATGATAGTCTATATAGAAATCCCTGCATAATCTATAGACAAATCATtagaattaataataatttagcaAATATGCTggaaataaacattaataaataaaagtcaacTGTATTTAATATAGTTTATTCCAACAGAATATCATGTGGTTGATAAATCTGACTTtattaaaactaataatttttGTCCATCAAAAGATACTGTAAGGTAGGAGAAAAATGCCCCAAACTGGAAGAAATTATTTGCAAGACATATATGTATCTGACAAATTATTGGTATACAGAATAGATAAATTGTGCatgtaaatcaataaaattgCCAAAAATTTCCTGCACAACAAACtataaaaaacaagtaaaagacTTGAACAAGGCATTTAACATACGACTAAATAGGAATAGCCCATAAACATGTAAACAGATATTCATCATCATTAATGATAGTGAAATGCAAACGAAAACCACAATTCCTTTTCTCAACTACTGGATTAGCAAAAAATTAGGAAGTTGGACAATACCAAGGGTTGGCAGGGTTGTTGAGGAATGAGAACTCTTATGCACtcctggtgggagtgtaaattggtactaTCATATTACTCAGTAAGTTTAGTCCTGGCCATGTGTCTTAGAGAATCTGCACAAATAGACAAATGTATACGCATGCAAGAATGTTTATAGTAGTATAGTTTGTAATAGCATATGATTGTTATTTCCCAAATGTCCCTAAACACTAGAGTGAATACATATATTTGAGACATTATATTCATATGATGGAACACTACATAGCAATACAATGAACTTGGTTATATGTATCAAGAtgcatgaatctcaaaagcatgaTGTTGAACTGATGCAGCAGGACACAGAATACAGGGAGAAGCCCTAGAACTGGTAATATTCTATTTCCTATGCTGGTGGCTGGGTTCACAGATCTACATTCTAttgtaattctttaaatattacatatatgtagGGTACATTCTTTCATGTGTATATGTCACAATAAAAGGTGTCAATGcaacaaaaaatgggaaaatggatTCGGTTGTTGAAATCATGTATATCATGAACAGGACCACTGTGAACAAAAATAAGGGCTGTAATGTTATACAAATGGTTATTTGCAACTTGGGATAAAGTTTACAGTGTCTTCATCATACATGGATTCAAAAGGTGATGTAATGAAGGTGGTGTGCTCAGGAAAACTGTCAGACAACTCAAAAAGGGACTCTGGTAATGACAAAGGCAATGATATTGAAGATACCAAAAAAGGGATTCTTAACATATTTTCCTGAAATTACAGTgaaaaaagtacttttaaattaacattttatatgtgATTTTAACTACGTATGCGCGACTGATTAATCTAGTTTCATAATACAAGTCGCCATTTATTTCCTCTACCTTTATAATACTGCATATATATTCAAATTGGCCAAAATCTTTACAATCAtcatgctgggattatggggttATATGTGGCACATACCATTCCTGTATATGTCAGGATGGAAAGGGTTTTTACCTGGAATGAATTTTTGCCATTTCTGATCCACATTGTACTTCACACAGTGATTTCCTGAAGGAAATATAATGATCTGTTCATCGAAGTAGAAGATATTGTTGGCCACGTGGGATCGAAGACCAAAAACATGCAGCGTCTGAGCTACCACGGCCGACATGATCTCCCGCCAAAGAGTTCTGCTGAACCACCAAGGCAGCGCTTCAGAGTGGAGAGCGTTGCCCCGCTCCGCCCCGACCCCGCCCCCGGCCCAGACACGCCCCGCCCAGCATCCAGGACACGCCCTCCCCACCCCTtgcccctcccctttccccctccccgtGGGTCCTCCAGGGCGCCACCCCATCCCCGCGGCTCCTTTTTCTACCTTTTCCTTTGTACCCTCACTGCTACCAGCTCCTTCTGGCGACCCCCAGGTACCCTCTTCCACCTTTCACTTCTCTCTGGGTCAGCAGACCACGCATGTATCCACAGGCACTACTTGTGCGGATCCTAAGCAACCCGGGCACTTTCAAACGCCGTAGCGGTTCCTATAGCAACGACAAACCGGAAGTATGGTTTGCCGCCGGAAGCGGAAGTTCCAATCAAAAGTTGAGCAGTAGCTGTGAGTTGCTGGCCCTGGTGCGACTCGGTGGCACGTGGAGCCACGGCCTGAGAGTAGGGGGCTGAAGGCAGGCAGCGGCGGCCAGGGCCACCCTCTGCTGGCCGCTTGGGTCTCGGGATACCCCGCTTCTTCCTGTAGGTGTGGGACGTCCGTGCGGCGAGATGGACACTCCTCCGCTCTCGGATTCGGAGTCGGAATCCGATGAATCTCTTGTCACAGATAGAGAGGTAAGTGTCAGCTGAGGTCGCGGGGCTGGGCGTGGGAGAGGGGGTCTTACACCCCTGGGAGTGACCGTGATTGTGTCCTGCAGTTGCAGGATGCGTTTTCCCGAGGGCTTCTGAAGCCAGGCCTCAATGTCGTGCTAGAGGGGCCGAAGAAGGCCGTGAACGACGTGGTGAGCGCGGGCACAGGGTCGGGGGTACTCGGACTTGGGATGCGCACCAACCGCTGTTGGGCTTGGGAGACCGATTCTTGTCCCAGGAAAAGATGCACCCTGAGCCTTGCCAAGAGGGTCTATTACCTGTCTGCGTATTGGGGATTAGCGCTTTGTCCCTTCGCCTAACAGCCTGTGCTTGGGAAGAACAAACTCAGAGTCCCCTTCTTATGAGCTCAGTGTCTGGATTTCCTAGAATGGCCTGAAGcaatgtttggcagaattcaagCGGGATCTGGAATGGGTTGAAAGACTCGATGTGACACTGGGTCCGGTGCCGGAAATCGGTGGATCTGAGGCGCCAACACCTCAGAACCAGGACCAGAAAGCTGTTGATCCAGAAGACGACTTCCAGCGAGAGATGAGTTTGTATGTTTTCAAATGTTGGAGAAGTTGAGGATCCTTGTGCAGGAGAGTGGCAAAGAGGGGAAATTAGTAAGCCTGCACTCAGAATAAGCTTAGGAGTAGGGAGAGCGGCTTCTTTTGACTAAGAATAGCTAGGAGATTCTCGCTGTTTGAGAGGAGAGCTCCTTGGTCCACAGTCACGATTCAAAGTCCAGTTTATGGACTAATTTGAAATATTCATGTTAAAGCTTTTTGTGCatgcttcagttaaaaaaaaaaaaccttgcttaTGGGATGTTCTTGTGTGGAATTGCTTTAGTAATTACGTAAGAATCCATAATCGACATTAGTTTGTGTTAATGGGTACCTTTAGAGTAGTCATTCTCTTAAACTATTTTTAGCAATAcccctcccctttttaaaaactggtataTGTCTACATTTCTTTTAGATACTAAATCAGTGAGGTTTGGTGacagtttttatttgttgtttgttgttgttaatggAGGTCAGATTTTGAGAGTCCTTCTGAGATTGGATAACTCATGAGAGGCAGTGAAAAGGAACGTAAGGCCTCTCTCCTTCACCTCATTACACATTTTGTCCCACAATTCTCAGCTACCGCCAAGCCCAGGCCGCAGTGCTTGCAGTCTTACCCCGCCTCCATCAGCTCAAAGTCCCTACCAAGCGACCCACTGATTATTTTGCAGAAATGGCCAAGTCTGATCTGCAGatgcagaaggtaagaaatagaAGTTTTCCTCTGGAAAGCCAAAACTTTGTACTTAAGCATATTCAGCTGGCTTAGAAAGATAGCTGTGAGCCCAATAATGGGGAGCAAGTTGTCAGAGGACAATTATTACCTCTTCCATAGATTGACTACTTCAGAGTCATGCCAGTTACCACCAATTAGATGCATATGACATTTTTTCTAAAATCAGCAATTAAGGAGAGGAACAGTGCTGTGAGAAGTGTGGTCCTTGAGGTGAAGATGGCCCATTGCATTTCCTAGCTGGCTTGGTCATGGCATGGTGTGCAGAGAAGACAGCATTCTTGTGCCCTTGCCACTGGTAGTGCTAGAACTTGTAGACAATTActtttctctgggcctcagttttctcctctgtaaaatgagggattCTTAGATGGTTCAGATACAGTACAATTTAGAGTTGGGTAGAACTTGGACCTCATTTAACTTTGAAGGAGGGGATTGCCAGCATGTAACCAAGATATACTCAGCCCTCCATAGCCATGGGTTCAGCATCTGTGGATTCAGCCAACCtcggatcaaaaatatttgagaaaaaaatttgaaaatgttggaaaaagaaaacttgaatttGCCATGTGCTGAGAACATTGAATCTGTGAGAATGACATGATGCATAGCATTGAATtcagtattataagtaatctagagactATTTAAAGCAGTGgtctggcaccagggaccggtttcgtgGATGACAATTTTTTCATGAACTGGGGGAGGGGATAGTtccgggatgaaactgttccacctcagatcatcaggcattagattctcataaggagcacacaacctaaaTCCTTTGCATGCTTAGTTCACAGTAGAGTTCGGGCTCCTATGAGAATTTAATGcagccgctgatctgacaggaggtagagctcaggtggtaatgctcgcttgcctgccactcacttcctgctgtgtggcctggttcctaacaggccacagattCATAGCAGGTTCATGGCAGTCTGTGGCCCA encodes the following:
- the EBNA1BP2 gene encoding probable rRNA-processing protein EBP2 isoform X2, with product MYPQALLVRILSNPGTFKRRSGSYSNDKPEVWFAAGSGSSNQKLSSSCVGRPCGEMDTPPLSDSESESDESLVTDRELQDAFSRGLLKPGLNVVLEGPKKAVNDVNGLKQCLAEFKRDLEWVERLDVTLGPVPEIGGSEAPTPQNQDQKAVDPEDDFQREMSFYRQAQAAVLAVLPRLHQLKVPTKRPTDYFAEMAKSDLQMQKIRQKLQTKQAAMERSEKAKQLRALRKYGKKVQTEVLQKRQQEKAHMMNAIKKYQKGFSDKLDFLEGDQKPLAQRTKAGAKGQQMKKGPSAKRRYKNQKFGFGGKKKGSKWNTRESYDDVSSFRAKTAHGRGLKRPGKKGSNKRPGKRTREKMKNRTH